The Vicinamibacterales bacterium DNA window GTCAGCGTGCAGGTGTACTTGACGGACGGGGCCAAATTTCCGCGCATGAACGCGGTGTACACGAGCTATTTCAAGGACCCACGGCCGACGCGGACCACCGTCGTCGTGGCCAAGCTCGTGGGACCGGGGAACGTCGAAATCACGGTGACCGCTAGAAAGTAGCGACGGCTGATGGACATTGAACTGACGTCGGCGTTCCCCACGCTCATCGGCCGGATGCACGTGCCGGACGCCGACGCGATGAACCAGGAACTGCGGGCAATCATCCTGGCGGAGGAGGTCACGTACGGGAGTCTGGGTCGCAGCAATGTCGGCGGCTGGCATTCGAGACCGGACTTCCTCCGCCGTTCGGAGCAGGCGGTGGCCGGCTTGACCACGTGGATCACGTGGGCCGTGCGCAAGATGATCGAGGCCTCGGCTGGCGCCGGAACGTTCAAGGGCACACTCTCGCTGTCGGCGTGGGCGGCGATCTGCCGAGCGGGTGCCTACCATGCGCCACACGTTCATCCGGACAGCGCGTGGTCCGGGGCGTACTACGTCGACGCCGGCACGAGTCATCCGGACACTCCGCTCGCTGGCGTGCTGGAGTTTCTCGATCCTCGTGGCGGCGCGGAGACGGTGACGGCTCCCGGGGACCCGTACGGAGAACCGCTTCGAGTACGGCCCGAATCGGGGCTGCTCGTTGTCTTCCCGAGCTGGCTCTCTCACTGGGTGCACCCGTATGCGGGTCAGACGCCGCG harbors:
- a CDS encoding 2OG-Fe(II) oxygenase family protein, which encodes MDIELTSAFPTLIGRMHVPDADAMNQELRAIILAEEVTYGSLGRSNVGGWHSRPDFLRRSEQAVAGLTTWITWAVRKMIEASAGAGTFKGTLSLSAWAAICRAGAYHAPHVHPDSAWSGAYYVDAGTSHPDTPLAGVLEFLDPRGGAETVTAPGDPYGEPLRVRPESGLLVVFPSWLSHWVHPYAGQTPRIAVSFNVMPTAAPAVDAPIAQAVAETTS